The following coding sequences lie in one Hydrogenophaga sp. PBL-H3 genomic window:
- the uraD gene encoding 2-oxo-4-hydroxy-4-carboxy-5-ureidoimidazoline decarboxylase encodes MTLNLQHLNSAPPADALNLLDGLYEHSPWIAEQALAQRPFASLAALKHAMVTVLAQASVDAQLALIRAHPELAGKAMVSQSLTAESTNEQTRAGLTNCTPEEFAHIQQLNAQYNAKFGFPFILAVRGPRGTGLAKREIIATFERRLGNPVDFERAECLRHIHRIAEIRLNDKFGFEPALGNAVWDWHENLARHSDPEFAERGELTVTYLTDAHRACAADLVMRMRECGFDEVTIDAVGNVVGRYHGSAADAPALLTGSHFDTVRNGGKYDGRLGIFVPMACVKQLHAAGRRLPFAIEVVGFAEEEGQRYKATFLGSGALTGHFNPAWLDQQDADGVTMRAAMQHAGLPATLEAIKALKRDPSRYLGFVEVHIEQGPVLNEMDLPLGVVTSINASVRYLCETIGMASHAGTTPMNRRRDAASAVAELALYAEQRATADGDSVATIGMLQVPGGSINVVPGRCRFSLDLRAPSNAQRDALERDILAQLRAICERRGIGLSLEETMRAAAAPSAPAWQVRWEQAVNALGVPLHRMPSGAGHDAMKLHEVMPQAMLFVRGLNSGISHNPLESTTSDDMELCVNAFSHLLDQLAIGQR; translated from the coding sequence ATGACACTCAACCTGCAACATCTCAACAGCGCCCCGCCAGCCGATGCGCTGAACCTGCTCGACGGCCTGTACGAACACTCGCCGTGGATCGCCGAGCAGGCGCTGGCGCAACGACCTTTTGCCTCGCTGGCTGCGCTCAAACACGCGATGGTGACCGTGCTGGCCCAGGCCAGCGTGGACGCGCAGCTGGCCCTCATCCGCGCCCACCCCGAACTCGCCGGCAAGGCCATGGTGAGCCAGTCGCTCACCGCAGAGTCCACCAACGAGCAGACCAGAGCCGGCCTCACGAACTGCACGCCCGAGGAGTTCGCGCACATCCAGCAGCTCAACGCGCAGTACAACGCGAAGTTCGGTTTTCCCTTCATCCTGGCCGTGCGCGGCCCGCGCGGCACCGGCCTGGCCAAGCGCGAGATCATCGCCACGTTTGAGCGCCGCCTGGGCAACCCGGTGGACTTCGAGCGCGCCGAGTGCCTGCGCCACATCCACCGCATCGCCGAGATCCGGCTCAACGACAAGTTCGGCTTCGAGCCAGCGCTCGGCAACGCCGTGTGGGACTGGCACGAGAACCTGGCCCGCCACAGCGACCCCGAGTTCGCCGAGCGCGGCGAGCTCACCGTGACGTACCTCACCGATGCGCACCGCGCCTGCGCCGCCGACCTGGTGATGCGCATGCGGGAGTGCGGGTTTGACGAGGTGACGATCGATGCGGTGGGCAACGTGGTGGGGCGCTACCACGGCAGCGCCGCCGATGCACCCGCCCTGCTCACAGGAAGCCACTTCGACACCGTGCGCAACGGCGGCAAGTACGACGGGCGCCTGGGCATCTTCGTGCCCATGGCCTGTGTGAAGCAGCTCCATGCGGCTGGCAGACGCCTGCCGTTCGCCATCGAGGTGGTGGGCTTTGCCGAAGAAGAAGGCCAGCGCTACAAGGCCACCTTTCTCGGCTCGGGCGCGCTCACCGGCCACTTCAACCCGGCCTGGCTCGACCAGCAAGACGCGGACGGTGTGACCATGCGCGCAGCCATGCAGCACGCCGGCCTGCCGGCCACGCTGGAGGCCATCAAGGCGCTCAAGCGTGATCCTTCCAGGTACCTCGGCTTCGTCGAGGTGCACATCGAACAGGGCCCGGTGCTCAACGAGATGGACCTGCCGCTGGGCGTGGTCACCTCCATCAACGCCAGCGTGCGTTACCTGTGTGAAACCATCGGCATGGCCAGCCACGCCGGCACCACCCCCATGAACCGAAGGCGTGACGCGGCCAGCGCGGTGGCCGAGCTCGCGCTCTACGCCGAGCAACGCGCCACCGCCGACGGTGACTCGGTCGCCACCATCGGCATGCTGCAAGTGCCTGGCGGCTCGATCAACGTGGTGCCCGGGCGCTGCCGCTTTTCGCTGGATTTGCGCGCGCCCAGCAACGCGCAGCGCGATGCGCTGGAGCGCGACATCCTGGCGCAGCTGCGCGCCATCTGCGAGCGCCGGGGGATCGGCCTCAGCCTTGAAGAAACGATGCGCGCAGCCGCCGCGCCCAGCGCACCCGCCTGGCAGGTCCGCTGGGAACAAGCGGTGAACGCCCTGGGCGTGCCGCTGCACCGCATGCCCAGCGGCGCCGGCCACGATGCCATGAAGCTGCACGAGGTGATGCCGCAGGCCATGCTCTTCGTGCGTGGCCTCAACAGCGGCATCAGCCACAACCCGCTGGAGTCCACCACCAGCGACGACATGGAGTTGTGCGTCAACGCCTTCTCGCACCTGCTCGACCAACTCGCCATCGGACAGCGCTGA
- the puuE gene encoding allantoinase PuuE, whose translation MTYDATLPYPRDLAGHGRNPPHARWPNGARIAVQFVLNFEEGGENSVLHGDDASEQFLSEMFNPAAYPARHMSMEGIYEYGSRAGVWRLLREFEQRGLPLTVFGVATALQRCPDVTAAFVELGHDIACHGLRWIHYQHVDEATERAHMAQAMQIIQDLTGSRPLGWYTGRDSPNTHRLVADFGGFEYDSDYYGDDLPFWMKVKKTDGSNTHQLVVPYTLDCNDMRFALPQGFSHADPFFQYLKDSFDVLYKEGDPAGLDCPKMMSIGMHCRLLGKPGRMAALQRFLDHIAQHDHVWVARRIDIARHWRQHHPAPI comes from the coding sequence ATGACCTACGACGCCACCCTTCCCTACCCGCGCGACCTGGCCGGCCACGGCCGCAACCCGCCGCACGCGCGCTGGCCCAACGGTGCGCGCATCGCCGTGCAGTTCGTGCTGAACTTCGAAGAGGGCGGCGAAAACAGCGTGCTGCACGGCGACGACGCATCCGAGCAGTTCCTCTCCGAGATGTTCAACCCGGCGGCCTACCCGGCGCGGCACATGAGCATGGAAGGCATCTACGAATACGGCTCGCGCGCCGGCGTGTGGCGCCTGCTGCGCGAGTTCGAGCAGCGCGGCCTGCCGCTCACGGTGTTTGGCGTGGCCACCGCGCTGCAGCGCTGCCCCGATGTGACAGCCGCCTTTGTCGAGCTCGGGCACGACATCGCCTGCCATGGCCTGAGGTGGATCCACTACCAGCACGTCGACGAGGCCACCGAACGTGCCCACATGGCCCAGGCCATGCAGATCATCCAGGACCTCACCGGCAGCCGGCCACTGGGCTGGTACACCGGGCGCGACAGCCCCAACACGCACCGCCTGGTGGCCGACTTTGGCGGCTTCGAATACGACAGCGACTACTACGGTGACGACCTGCCGTTCTGGATGAAGGTGAAGAAGACCGACGGCAGCAACACCCACCAGCTCGTCGTGCCCTACACGCTGGACTGCAACGACATGCGCTTCGCGCTGCCTCAGGGCTTCTCGCACGCCGACCCGTTCTTCCAGTACCTCAAGGACAGCTTCGATGTTCTCTACAAAGAGGGCGACCCCGCTGGCCTGGACTGCCCCAAGATGATGAGCATCGGCATGCACTGCCGGCTGCTCGGCAAGCCCGGGCGCATGGCAGCGCTGCAGCGCTTCCTGGATCACATCGCGCAGCACGACCATGTGTGGGTGGCGCGGCGCATCGACATTGCCCGCCACTGGCGGCAACACCACCCGGCACCCATCTGA
- a CDS encoding GntR family transcriptional regulator, whose protein sequence is METSSTLHIVESLTRAIVEHRLHPGTKLAEQKLADHFGVSRTLVRQALFQLSQNRLIRLEPARGAFVAAPSVEEAQQVFAVRRMLEAEMTRAFVKTVTNAKIKALREHVAQEKLAVNNEDVAGRTELLGDFHVRMAELMGNQVLAELLRELISRCALITLMYQSNQAAEHSNDEHADIVKALAARDEELAVRLMNEHLQHVEENLTFDRKLPTNDISMALS, encoded by the coding sequence ATGGAAACATCCAGCACCCTGCACATCGTCGAATCGCTCACCCGGGCCATCGTCGAGCACCGTCTGCACCCGGGCACCAAACTGGCCGAGCAAAAGCTCGCCGACCATTTCGGGGTGTCGCGCACCCTGGTACGCCAGGCGCTGTTTCAGCTCTCGCAGAACCGGCTGATCCGGTTGGAGCCCGCGCGCGGCGCCTTTGTGGCCGCGCCCTCGGTGGAAGAAGCGCAGCAGGTGTTTGCGGTGCGGCGCATGCTGGAAGCAGAAATGACCCGCGCCTTCGTCAAGACCGTGACCAACGCCAAGATCAAGGCGTTGCGCGAGCACGTGGCCCAGGAAAAGCTCGCGGTGAACAACGAAGACGTGGCCGGGCGCACCGAGCTGCTGGGTGACTTTCACGTGCGCATGGCCGAGCTCATGGGCAACCAGGTGCTGGCCGAACTGCTGCGCGAACTCATCTCTCGCTGCGCGCTGATCACGCTCATGTACCAGAGCAACCAGGCCGCCGAACACTCCAACGACGAACACGCCGACATCGTGAAGGCGCTGGCCGCGCGCGACGAAGAACTGGCCGTGCGCCTGATGAACGAGCACCTGCAGCACGTCGAGGAAAACCTCACTTTCGACCGCAAGCTGCCCACCAACGACATATCGATGGCCCTGTCATGA
- the uraH gene encoding hydroxyisourate hydrolase — protein sequence MGLSTHVLDTMHGCPAAGMQVELHTTQGDQATLVKRFVLNQDGRNPDGPLYDNASLKVGTYRLVFDVKGYFAARGVTLPEPNFLNRVSLDFGVAHTDQHYHVPLLVSPWSYSTYRGS from the coding sequence ATGGGCTTGAGTACACACGTTCTGGACACCATGCACGGCTGTCCCGCTGCCGGCATGCAGGTGGAACTGCACACCACGCAAGGCGACCAAGCCACGCTGGTCAAGCGCTTTGTGTTGAACCAGGACGGCCGCAACCCGGACGGGCCGCTGTACGACAACGCTAGCCTGAAGGTGGGTACCTACCGGCTGGTGTTCGACGTGAAGGGCTACTTTGCGGCCAGGGGCGTGACACTGCCCGAGCCGAATTTCCTCAACCGCGTTTCACTGGATTTCGGCGTGGCGCACACCGACCAGCACTACCACGTGCCGCTGCTGGTGAGCCCGTGGAGCTATTCGACGTATCGGGGGAGTTGA
- a CDS encoding energy transducer TonB: MRDIEPAPRSDATAARDPVDRGLWAWIGVASAALLASCSTPVPPPAVPAPPIAVVPAPAPPPVSALPAPSLISQAGSPLEYRKDGARHIYERNSARIYKGQLPPLMHAVGVLQVDVDSRGNVRNVNWMRAPSHVPDVMREIERTVRDAAPFPAPVRMGGVTYTDIWLWDKSGNFQLDTLTEGQRSK; encoded by the coding sequence ATGAGAGACATCGAACCCGCACCCCGCTCAGATGCAACCGCCGCGCGCGACCCGGTCGATCGTGGCTTGTGGGCCTGGATCGGCGTGGCGAGCGCCGCGTTGCTGGCCTCATGCTCCACCCCTGTGCCCCCACCCGCTGTGCCCGCGCCACCCATCGCCGTGGTGCCGGCACCCGCACCTCCACCCGTGAGCGCCCTGCCTGCACCCAGTCTCATCTCGCAGGCGGGCTCGCCACTGGAATACCGCAAGGACGGTGCGCGGCACATTTACGAGCGCAACAGCGCCCGCATCTACAAGGGCCAGCTGCCACCGCTCATGCACGCGGTGGGCGTGTTGCAGGTGGACGTGGACAGCCGCGGCAATGTGCGCAACGTGAACTGGATGCGCGCACCCAGCCATGTGCCCGATGTGATGCGCGAGATCGAGCGCACCGTGCGAGATGCCGCACCCTTCCCGGCGCCGGTGCGCATGGGTGGCGTGACCTACACCGATATCTGGCTGTGGGACAAGAGCGGCAACTTCCAGCTCGACACGCTGACCGAAGGCCAGCGCAGCAAGTAA
- the xdhC gene encoding xanthine dehydrogenase accessory protein XdhC: MASELETFLLNLAHLPAVLVTVEETRGSVPREAGAWMAVFADATRGEVGTIGGGHLEWKATQQAREALARWAAHPHAAPPAWRERVTLGPSLGQCCGGSLVLRFEPVSASHGDGLRTRLRSAHTPLALFGGGHVGRAIVRALEPLPFDVHWIDSRDGVFPEYLPAPVITEHSDPVHAAVRDVPAGSCVLIMSFSHAEDLDVVATCLLRQRARNDLAFIGLIGSRTKWATFGHRLIERGFSAEELGRVTCPIGLPGIESKVPAVIAASVVAQLLLVVGGNAATPKTA; this comes from the coding sequence ATGGCCAGCGAACTTGAAACCTTTCTGCTGAATCTGGCGCACCTTCCGGCTGTGCTCGTCACCGTTGAGGAAACACGGGGCTCCGTTCCTCGCGAGGCGGGTGCGTGGATGGCGGTCTTCGCAGACGCGACACGCGGCGAAGTGGGCACGATCGGCGGCGGGCACCTTGAGTGGAAAGCCACACAGCAGGCCCGCGAAGCTCTGGCGCGCTGGGCTGCACATCCCCACGCGGCTCCCCCGGCCTGGCGGGAGCGGGTCACGCTCGGGCCCAGCCTGGGCCAATGTTGTGGTGGTTCTTTGGTGTTGCGCTTCGAGCCGGTGAGTGCATCGCACGGCGATGGGCTGCGCACCCGTCTGCGGTCCGCGCACACGCCGCTGGCGCTGTTCGGTGGCGGCCATGTCGGGCGGGCCATCGTGCGGGCGCTGGAGCCGCTGCCTTTCGACGTGCACTGGATCGACAGCCGCGATGGCGTGTTTCCCGAGTACCTGCCGGCGCCTGTGATCACCGAACATTCCGACCCTGTGCATGCCGCCGTGCGCGATGTGCCGGCAGGGTCCTGCGTGCTGATCATGAGCTTCTCGCACGCCGAAGACCTGGACGTGGTGGCCACCTGCCTGCTGCGCCAGCGGGCGCGCAACGACCTGGCTTTCATCGGTCTGATTGGCAGCCGCACCAAGTGGGCGACCTTTGGTCATCGGTTGATCGAGCGTGGTTTCTCGGCCGAGGAGCTGGGCCGCGTGACCTGCCCGATCGGCCTGCCGGGCATTGAAAGCAAGGTGCCGGCGGTGATCGCCGCGTCGGTCGTGGCGCAGTTGTTGCTAGTCGTGGGTGGCAATGCAGCCACCCCGAAAACAGCTTGA
- a CDS encoding urate hydroxylase PuuD, whose translation METYLLDWANLLLRWLHVIVAIAWIGSSFYFVFLDSSLTPPEDEQLKKDGVSGELWAVHGGGFYHPVKFAVSPPKLPEHLHWFYWESYSTWLSGFALFLISYLWSPSVYLIDPNVFVWSPGAAIAGALAFLVVFWLLYDAICRTLGQSDNGDAKVGALVLVLVCVAAWLATQLFAGRAAFLLMGAMIATAMSANVFFWIIPGQRTVVADLKAGRPVDPIHGKRGKQRSVHNTYFTLPVLFAMLSNHYSFTYTHPQNWLILIGMMFAGAAIRQFFVMRHGFKLGRNPHPWPYAAAGVVVLVALIVWLKPAPVQVVAVPDTVTYALLKPVIEQRCVMCHGEALQSKNVRLDSAESVKQHAQAIHQQVVVTRIMPMNNATGITEAERALVGQWFKGGAKVD comes from the coding sequence ATGGAAACCTACCTGCTTGATTGGGCCAACTTGCTGCTGCGCTGGCTGCACGTGATCGTGGCCATTGCCTGGATCGGTTCATCTTTTTACTTCGTTTTTCTGGACAGCAGCCTCACGCCGCCCGAGGACGAACAGCTGAAGAAGGACGGTGTCAGCGGTGAACTCTGGGCCGTGCACGGCGGTGGCTTCTACCACCCGGTGAAGTTCGCTGTGTCGCCGCCCAAGCTGCCGGAGCACCTGCACTGGTTCTACTGGGAGAGTTACTCCACCTGGCTCTCGGGCTTTGCGCTGTTCCTCATCTCGTATCTCTGGAGTCCCAGCGTCTACCTGATTGATCCCAACGTGTTTGTCTGGAGTCCGGGCGCTGCCATCGCCGGTGCGCTGGCCTTTCTGGTGGTGTTCTGGCTGCTGTACGACGCGATCTGCCGCACGCTCGGGCAAAGCGACAACGGTGACGCCAAGGTGGGCGCGCTGGTGTTGGTGCTGGTGTGCGTGGCGGCCTGGCTGGCCACGCAGCTGTTCGCCGGGCGCGCGGCCTTTTTGCTGATGGGCGCGATGATCGCCACCGCCATGAGCGCCAACGTGTTCTTCTGGATCATCCCGGGCCAGCGCACCGTGGTGGCCGACCTCAAGGCGGGCCGGCCGGTCGACCCGATCCACGGCAAGCGTGGCAAGCAGCGCAGCGTGCACAACACCTACTTCACATTGCCGGTGTTGTTCGCGATGCTGAGCAACCACTACAGCTTCACTTACACGCACCCGCAGAACTGGCTGATCTTGATCGGCATGATGTTCGCGGGCGCGGCGATCCGCCAGTTCTTCGTCATGCGCCACGGCTTCAAGCTGGGCCGCAATCCGCATCCCTGGCCCTATGCGGCAGCGGGTGTGGTGGTGCTGGTCGCGCTCATCGTGTGGCTCAAGCCTGCGCCGGTGCAGGTGGTGGCGGTGCCCGACACCGTGACTTACGCGCTGCTCAAGCCGGTGATCGAGCAGCGCTGCGTCATGTGCCATGGCGAAGCCCTGCAGTCCAAGAACGTGCGGCTCGATTCAGCCGAGTCGGTGAAGCAGCACGCGCAGGCGATCCACCAGCAGGTGGTGGTGACGCGCATCATGCCGATGAACAACGCCACGGGCATCACCGAGGCGGAGCGCGCGCTGGTGGGTCAGTGGTTCAAGGGTGGCGCCAAGGTCGATTGA